The proteins below come from a single Zhouia spongiae genomic window:
- a CDS encoding helix-turn-helix domain-containing protein, translating into MNRNSVVGTNIKLFREQFDMTQETFSNYLGITREEVSYYENGKRTVPLDILKKAADFFGVDEYILFEENRENLVTDLSFAFRADDFTKSDMEEIAKFKKIVKNYVNMKNFFERFNEK; encoded by the coding sequence ATGAATAGAAATTCTGTAGTTGGGACGAATATCAAATTGTTCAGAGAACAATTTGATATGACCCAAGAAACGTTCTCTAATTACCTTGGTATCACAAGAGAAGAGGTAAGTTATTATGAGAATGGAAAAAGAACTGTTCCTCTTGATATCTTAAAAAAGGCAGCCGATTTTTTTGGTGTAGACGAGTATATCCTTTTTGAAGAAAATCGTGAAAACCTTGTTACAGATTTATCGTTTGCTTTTAGAGCAGATGATTTTACCAAATCTGACATGGAAGAAATTGCGAAGTTCAAAAAAATTGTAAAGAACTATGTCAATATGAAAAATTTCTTTGAAAGATTCAATGAGAAGTAA
- a CDS encoding ABC transporter permease, whose protein sequence is MVTFLVIVIGAASLFIVLSAFSGLKTFSLSFTNAFDPDLKIVPANGKVLSFDTGTTDKLSAVDGIASYSKELEERVFLMHDKKNHVAYIKGVDENYNAVTKTDSTLYVGEWLNIYPDQVVTGIGIANILGLAVNDRLNSLLIMAPKPGSGPIRASQKKPYNTAYTSISGVYAINEDLDKKYVFAHLSTVQSLLERSADEVSGINIKLKDGVDAETVKAGITAIFNNQVQVKTRAELNATLYKMLNTENLAIYLIFTLVLIIALFNLVGAIIMMVLDKKANLKTLYSLGVTIKELRQIYFYQGVLVSAVGGCIGILIGFMLTWTQKTFGWFMITPSLPYPMDLTIMNFVVVFLTIIILGYLAAKIASLRISKKLID, encoded by the coding sequence ATGGTTACTTTTTTGGTAATTGTTATCGGGGCTGCTTCTCTTTTTATCGTTTTATCTGCTTTTTCGGGACTGAAGACTTTTAGTCTTTCTTTTACTAATGCTTTTGATCCTGATCTTAAAATTGTACCAGCCAACGGAAAGGTTCTGTCTTTTGATACAGGAACTACTGATAAATTGAGTGCTGTTGATGGCATTGCCTCGTATTCGAAAGAATTAGAAGAACGGGTTTTTTTAATGCATGACAAAAAAAACCACGTAGCCTATATAAAAGGGGTCGATGAAAATTACAATGCGGTTACCAAAACCGACAGTACCCTTTATGTAGGAGAGTGGCTGAATATTTATCCAGATCAGGTAGTTACCGGTATAGGAATTGCAAACATCCTGGGGTTAGCTGTTAACGATCGGCTGAACTCCTTACTTATTATGGCTCCGAAACCCGGGTCGGGCCCCATCAGGGCATCACAAAAAAAGCCCTACAATACTGCTTATACCTCTATAAGCGGAGTATACGCTATTAATGAAGACCTCGATAAAAAATATGTGTTTGCACACCTCAGCACCGTTCAAAGTCTTTTAGAACGTTCTGCCGACGAGGTAAGTGGTATAAACATCAAGCTAAAGGACGGGGTTGATGCTGAAACGGTAAAAGCCGGGATTACAGCGATTTTTAACAACCAGGTACAGGTTAAAACAAGAGCCGAACTGAATGCTACCTTGTATAAAATGCTCAATACGGAGAACCTTGCTATTTACCTGATATTTACGTTAGTCCTCATTATCGCTCTTTTTAACCTAGTCGGAGCCATCATCATGATGGTTTTAGACAAAAAAGCGAACCTTAAAACGCTATACAGCCTTGGTGTTACCATAAAAGAACTCCGGCAAATATACTTTTATCAAGGGGTCTTGGTTTCTGCCGTTGGTGGTTGTATTGGGATTCTGATCGGGTTTATGCTTACCTGGACACAAAAAACCTTTGGCTGGTTTATGATCACGCCTTCATTACCTTATCCGATGGACCTGACAATAATGAATTTTGTAGTGGTATTCCTGACCATCATTATTCTGGGCTATCTTGCTGCTAAAATAGCATCGCTGCGAATCAGTAAAAAGCTGATCGACTAA
- the dusB gene encoding tRNA dihydrouridine synthase DusB gives MAKIGNIELGDFPLLLAPMEDVSDPPFRALCKENGADVVYTEFISSEGLIRDAAKSVMKLDIYEKERPVGIQIFGAEMDSMLEAIDIVEKSNPDIIDINFGCPVKKVVCKNAGAGILKDIPLMVKLTEAMVKRTKLPVTVKTRLGWDSESIQIVDVAERLQDVGIQGISIHGRTRVQMYKGNADWKPIAAVKNNQRMHIPVFGNGDVDCPEKAVEMRDEYGLDGAMIGRASIGYPWFFNEVKHYFKTGEHLAPPTIAERVKTARRHLEMSVDWKGEKLGVLETRRHYANYFKGIPNFKPYRQRLVTSDDAVDVFATMDEIIDTFSDVEFMV, from the coding sequence GTGGCTAAGATAGGTAACATAGAATTAGGTGATTTTCCATTATTGCTGGCACCCATGGAAGACGTGAGCGACCCTCCTTTCAGGGCATTATGCAAAGAAAACGGGGCAGATGTGGTATATACTGAGTTTATTTCTTCTGAAGGATTGATCCGCGATGCCGCCAAGAGCGTTATGAAACTCGATATTTATGAGAAAGAACGCCCGGTGGGAATTCAAATCTTCGGGGCGGAAATGGATTCTATGTTAGAAGCGATCGATATTGTTGAAAAATCTAATCCCGATATTATCGATATCAACTTTGGATGCCCGGTTAAAAAGGTGGTGTGTAAAAATGCCGGAGCAGGTATTTTAAAGGACATCCCGCTTATGGTGAAGCTTACCGAAGCGATGGTTAAACGTACAAAACTGCCCGTAACCGTTAAAACCCGGTTGGGGTGGGACAGCGAATCGATTCAGATTGTAGACGTTGCCGAACGATTGCAAGATGTGGGCATACAAGGTATTTCGATACATGGCAGAACCCGGGTACAGATGTATAAGGGTAATGCCGACTGGAAACCGATCGCGGCAGTAAAGAACAATCAGAGGATGCATATCCCTGTTTTCGGGAACGGCGATGTAGATTGCCCGGAAAAGGCCGTAGAAATGCGTGATGAATATGGATTAGACGGAGCTATGATCGGGAGGGCGAGTATAGGGTATCCGTGGTTTTTTAATGAAGTAAAGCATTATTTTAAAACCGGTGAGCACCTCGCGCCACCTACTATAGCCGAACGGGTTAAAACAGCCCGCCGCCATTTGGAGATGTCTGTTGACTGGAAAGGTGAAAAATTAGGAGTCCTGGAAACCAGGAGACATTATGCTAATTATTTTAAAGGAATACCAAACTTTAAACCGTATCGTCAGCGATTGGTTACATCAGACGATGCCGTAGATGTATTTGCTACGATGGATGAGATTATTGATACTTTTTCTGATGTAGAATTTATGGTTTAA
- a CDS encoding ImmA/IrrE family metallo-endopeptidase, which produces MRSNIKVLEKRANEFRNFIGVGLDDSIHLRSVLTKLNVITIFKPLGDGFSGMAIKIEKDKSSPFRFILVNSNHPIGKQHFTVCHELYHLFVQEKFTSRFCNTGKFNTKDPEEFNADWFAAFLLLPTSGIESLIPDTEIVKDKIKLKTILKIEHFFGCSRAALLYRLFKLGYISQKYYDELRVNVKLSAFQYGYDTTLYEKGNHNLFIGDYGSLARELFESNAISESHYFSLLFDLGLNAESIEKLSEDFDGEEYEA; this is translated from the coding sequence ATGAGAAGTAATATTAAGGTTCTTGAAAAAAGAGCTAATGAATTTAGAAATTTTATTGGAGTAGGTTTAGATGACTCCATCCATTTAAGAAGTGTTTTAACAAAACTCAATGTTATTACAATTTTTAAACCACTTGGTGATGGTTTTTCTGGTATGGCTATTAAAATTGAAAAAGATAAGTCATCACCTTTCAGATTCATTTTGGTTAACAGTAATCACCCCATTGGAAAGCAACATTTCACAGTTTGTCACGAATTATATCATCTTTTTGTTCAAGAAAAATTCACTTCCAGATTTTGCAATACTGGTAAATTTAATACAAAAGATCCTGAAGAATTTAACGCTGATTGGTTTGCTGCTTTTCTTTTATTACCAACCTCCGGTATTGAGAGTTTGATTCCAGATACTGAAATAGTAAAGGATAAAATAAAGTTAAAGACTATACTTAAAATTGAACATTTTTTTGGTTGTTCAAGAGCAGCACTACTTTATAGACTTTTTAAACTCGGGTATATCTCCCAAAAGTATTATGATGAGTTAAGAGTTAATGTTAAACTAAGTGCTTTCCAATATGGTTATGACACAACTTTGTATGAAAAAGGAAATCATAATCTTTTCATTGGAGATTATGGAAGTTTAGCCAGAGAACTATTTGAATCAAACGCTATATCCGAAAGTCATTATTTTAGTCTCTTATTTGACCTTGGCTTAAATGCTGAAAGTATAGAAAAATTAAGTGAAGATTTTGACGGTGAAGAATATGAAGCATGA
- a CDS encoding WapI family immunity protein, translating into MRLTGDLGKLEISVLRRSNSETDDYWDGNWLESQIKIDVQGIHTLYGTNLRVDDLQRFYKSLTALQNDTTKESEFTTMEEGLYLHFQVESNGSVNCKGKANTDSGDSLEFKFQTDLATLDRFVGELETTLESYPLVGSLE; encoded by the coding sequence ATGAGACTTACAGGAGATTTAGGAAAATTAGAGATAAGTGTTTTAAGAAGAAGCAATTCTGAAACAGACGACTATTGGGACGGTAATTGGCTTGAATCACAAATCAAAATAGATGTTCAGGGCATACATACATTGTATGGTACTAATTTAAGGGTTGACGACTTACAAAGGTTTTATAAATCTTTGACAGCCTTGCAAAACGATACTACTAAAGAGAGTGAGTTTACAACAATGGAAGAAGGGTTGTATTTGCATTTTCAAGTTGAGTCTAATGGCTCTGTAAACTGCAAGGGGAAAGCAAATACCGATAGCGGAGATAGTTTGGAATTTAAGTTCCAAACAGACTTGGCAACTTTAGACCGTTTTGTTGGAGAGCTTGAAACAACTTTAGAATCTTATCCTTTGGTGGGTAGTTTAGAATAG
- the mce gene encoding methylmalonyl-CoA epimerase encodes MKKIEHLGIAVKDLKVSGPLFEKLLNTEAYKTEEVESEGVKTMFFKTGESKIELLEATKADSPIAKFIEKKGEGIHHIAFDVENIEAETERLKNEGFIVLNEIPKKGADNKKVVFLHPKSTNGVLVELCEEIK; translated from the coding sequence ATGAAAAAAATAGAGCATTTAGGGATTGCAGTAAAAGATTTAAAGGTTTCGGGTCCATTGTTTGAAAAGCTTTTAAATACGGAAGCCTATAAAACAGAAGAAGTGGAGTCAGAAGGAGTAAAAACGATGTTTTTTAAAACCGGCGAAAGTAAGATAGAGCTTTTAGAAGCTACAAAAGCAGACAGCCCGATTGCTAAGTTTATAGAAAAGAAAGGAGAAGGAATTCATCATATCGCTTTTGATGTAGAAAATATTGAAGCAGAGACAGAGCGGCTGAAAAACGAAGGGTTTATTGTTTTGAATGAAATTCCTAAAAAGGGAGCTGATAATAAGAAGGTTGTATTTTTACACCCTAAATCTACCAATGGCGTGCTGGTAGAGCTGTGTGAAGAAATTAAGTAA
- the rbfA gene encoding 30S ribosome-binding factor RbfA: MESHRQKKIAGVIQKDLADILQRAINDSGLRGTLISVTKVKVTVDLSIAKVYLSIFPNTNNKEILADIRVIQPKVKHELSQRTKNQLRRIPELEFFIDDSLEYIDQIDRSLKGEDNPLQNPDLLEQRKKS, encoded by the coding sequence ATGGAATCACACAGACAGAAAAAAATAGCAGGGGTTATACAGAAAGATTTGGCCGATATTTTACAACGAGCCATTAATGACAGCGGACTAAGAGGAACCTTAATCTCTGTAACTAAAGTAAAAGTTACGGTAGACCTTTCTATTGCCAAAGTATATCTCAGTATTTTTCCGAATACTAATAACAAAGAGATTCTGGCCGATATTCGCGTTATTCAACCTAAGGTAAAGCATGAATTATCTCAACGAACCAAAAACCAATTACGAAGAATACCTGAACTCGAATTTTTTATTGATGATTCTTTAGAATATATCGATCAGATTGACCGTTCTCTAAAAGGTGAAGATAATCCGCTACAGAACCCGGACCTTTTAGAACAAAGAAAGAAATCATAA
- the istB gene encoding IS21-like element helper ATPase IstB yields the protein MNTQTLEQMKHLRFYGMHRAFNETLQAGSEQYTNDQLIAHLIQSEWDDRYNRKIERLTKAAKFRYKAIIENINYDLGRNIDKNQIQRFASCDFIKNEDNILITGSTGVGKSYIASAIGYQACTLGYRVMYFNTNKLFTKMKTAKADGSYLREINRLEKQDLLILDDFGLKTLDSVNRHIFMEIIEDRHGKHSTIIASQLPTEAWHQIIGEQTIADAILDRLVYSAHRINLKGESMRKKLKKNH from the coding sequence ATGAACACACAAACTTTAGAACAGATGAAGCACTTGCGCTTCTACGGTATGCACAGGGCCTTTAATGAAACATTACAAGCAGGCAGTGAACAGTACACCAACGATCAACTTATTGCCCATTTGATACAATCTGAATGGGATGACCGCTACAACAGAAAAATTGAGCGCCTTACCAAGGCCGCCAAGTTTAGGTACAAGGCCATTATAGAGAACATCAACTATGACCTGGGCAGAAATATCGATAAAAACCAGATCCAACGCTTTGCGAGCTGTGATTTCATAAAAAATGAAGACAATATACTCATTACAGGGAGTACCGGTGTGGGCAAGAGCTACATTGCTTCTGCCATTGGTTACCAGGCCTGCACATTAGGGTACAGGGTGATGTATTTTAATACCAACAAACTTTTCACTAAAATGAAAACGGCCAAGGCCGATGGCTCCTACCTAAGGGAGATCAACCGACTGGAAAAGCAGGACCTACTCATCTTGGACGACTTTGGGCTTAAAACCTTGGATAGTGTTAACAGACACATATTTATGGAAATCATTGAAGATAGGCACGGTAAACACTCCACCATTATAGCCTCACAACTGCCAACAGAAGCATGGCATCAAATTATTGGAGAACAGACCATAGCCGATGCCATTTTGGATCGATTGGTGTACTCAGCACACCGCATTAACCTTAAAGGAGAATCCATGAGAAAAAAATTAAAAAAGAATCACTAA
- the istA gene encoding IS21 family transposase has protein sequence MANKQIDMRKVKTLFKLHAQGVSKRQISIQLGISRNTASKYISFFKAYKLTAYEVSALSIEELDKLFLNKTKPKSGQLQTLEQYFPYFDKEMKKTGVTQRLLWEEYKERHPDGFQFSQFRYWYLEWRKEVSPVMHFNHKAGDKLFIDFTGKKLTIVDKYTGELKGLEVFVCVLGASQSTYVEACESHKKEDFIRCIENALWFYGGVSRALVTDNLKAAVTKSSRYEPKINETLSDFSDYYDTTILPTRTYKPRDKAIVENAVRIIYTRVFAKLRKETFHSEAEINKRILELIEVHNNMSFRGREYTRSSLFQELERPELKSLPVKRYELKQYANGTVHKNSHIYFNKDKHYYSVPYQHIGKRIRIVYSESAIEIYYIYNRIAIHPRHRKKYAYTTTKEHMPSHHHFVSEWSSEKFISWAGSIGHDCQDYIVKILDKKQHPEQSYKSCMGILQLQNKIGRTRLNNACKRALDYGAYNYNVIVNILEKGWDAIEDMPQEQSQVPNHTNIRGKDYYK, from the coding sequence ATGGCAAACAAACAAATAGACATGCGAAAAGTAAAAACCTTATTCAAGTTACACGCCCAAGGTGTCAGTAAGCGGCAGATAAGCATACAGCTTGGTATATCACGCAATACCGCGAGCAAGTACATTAGCTTTTTTAAAGCTTATAAACTAACGGCTTACGAAGTATCCGCTTTGAGTATAGAAGAGCTTGACAAGCTCTTTCTAAACAAGACAAAACCCAAGAGCGGACAATTACAAACCCTGGAGCAGTACTTCCCGTACTTTGATAAAGAGATGAAGAAAACAGGCGTTACGCAACGCCTGTTATGGGAAGAGTACAAAGAACGGCATCCCGATGGCTTTCAGTTCTCCCAGTTTAGATATTGGTATCTGGAATGGCGCAAAGAAGTCTCGCCAGTAATGCATTTTAACCACAAAGCTGGTGATAAGCTCTTTATAGACTTTACGGGCAAGAAACTTACCATTGTAGATAAATATACAGGAGAGCTTAAAGGTTTAGAGGTCTTTGTCTGTGTTTTGGGGGCTAGCCAATCCACCTATGTAGAAGCCTGCGAGAGCCATAAAAAAGAAGACTTTATACGGTGTATAGAAAATGCACTATGGTTCTATGGAGGTGTGTCCAGGGCCTTAGTTACAGACAACCTTAAAGCGGCAGTAACCAAAAGTAGCCGCTATGAACCAAAAATTAACGAGACCCTTTCTGATTTTTCAGATTATTATGACACTACAATACTACCTACAAGAACTTACAAACCTAGGGACAAAGCCATCGTAGAGAATGCCGTGCGCATTATATATACCCGGGTATTTGCCAAACTTAGAAAAGAAACTTTTCATAGCGAAGCAGAAATCAATAAACGCATCCTGGAACTTATAGAAGTACATAACAATATGTCATTTAGGGGGCGTGAATATACCAGAAGCTCCCTGTTCCAAGAACTGGAACGCCCAGAACTTAAGTCACTTCCCGTAAAGCGCTATGAGCTAAAACAGTATGCCAATGGCACGGTGCATAAAAACAGCCACATCTATTTTAATAAAGACAAGCACTACTACAGTGTTCCCTACCAACACATAGGTAAGCGCATACGTATCGTTTACTCAGAGAGTGCCATAGAAATCTATTACATATACAACCGTATAGCAATACACCCAAGGCACAGAAAAAAGTATGCCTATACCACTACTAAAGAACATATGCCCTCACACCATCATTTTGTAAGTGAATGGAGCAGCGAAAAGTTTATAAGCTGGGCGGGGAGTATCGGGCACGATTGCCAAGATTACATCGTCAAGATACTGGACAAAAAACAACACCCCGAGCAGTCCTATAAATCCTGTATGGGCATTTTACAATTACAGAATAAAATAGGACGCACCCGATTGAACAACGCCTGTAAGCGAGCCCTGGACTACGGCGCCTACAATTACAATGTCATCGTAAACATCTTGGAGAAAGGTTGGGATGCCATAGAAGATATGCCCCAAGAACAGAGTCAAGTCCCCAATCATACCAACATCAGAGGAAAAGATTATTATAAATAA